Proteins from one Mycteria americana isolate JAX WOST 10 ecotype Jacksonville Zoo and Gardens chromosome 1, USCA_MyAme_1.0, whole genome shotgun sequence genomic window:
- the SYCE3 gene encoding synaptonemal complex central element protein 3: protein MAESEPQEGNHDNMVKMVEDLNKDLEKLLEEMEKLTVQATWMAYDMVVIRTNPDLANSMRRLEDAFLSCKEEMEKKWQEVLMESKGEEQKKE, encoded by the exons ATGGCTGAATCAGAACCTCAGGAAGGAAACCATGATAACATGGTAAAGATGGTGGAGGACCTGAACAAGGACTTAGAAAAACTTCTGGAGGAAATGGAAAAACTAACAG TGCAGGCAACCTGGATGGCATATGACATGGTAGTCATACGTACCAACCCAGACCTGGCCAACTCCATGAGGCGTTTGGAAGATGCCTTCCTGAGTTGCAAAGAAGAGATGGAGAAGAAATGGCAAGAGGTGCTAATGGAATCTAAAGGTGAagagcaaaaaaaggaataa
- the STYK1 gene encoding tyrosine-protein kinase STYK1 isoform X2 yields the protein MAGDVKRLTRMLLECNSNDKLCVVRVYQIEVIVVPVLLVGFFVIMLSVILWLHCRGLRAKQEQSSSSGHQVNDKNQQESSSTENLYIQLSETSVESLLNSASLTLKELEIPREKLSPGTLQLIKHGRYGSIYRAQLETGNPGETKTVVLKALQDLASPQEVKDFLGRIKFHQNLGRHENLVELVGCCVAQLPLYVIMEDVSLGDLLTFLWTCRKDVMIMDGIPYDLTERQVYEIGQQVAAALAYLEQKKLFHGDIAARNVLLHHNFTAKLCGLGVAYETHTYGANSVTQIVPVKWQAPEQLLKKPPSIKADIWSFGILLYEMITLGAPPYPEVPPSDILSYLQRQNIMKQPSTCQQAMYSIMKSCWQWNATNRPSPADLIQSLQTAIKTSNDHAVLQVPEIVVPELYANVAGVDLYSLVSEYTIL from the exons ATGGCAGGGGATGTAAAAAGATTAACACGCATGCTACTGGAATGCAACAGCAATGACAAGCTATGTG TTGTGCGTGTATATCAGATTGAAGTGATTGTTGTCCCAGTtctccttgtgggtttttttgtcatcatGCTATCTGTGATCCTTTGGCTTCACTGTCGAGGCTTGCGAGCAAAGCAGGAGCAATCATCATCATCTGGACACCAAG TGAATGACAAGAATCAGCAGGAATCCAGCTCAACAGAGAATCTCTATATCCAGCTGAGTGAGACATCTGTGGAAAGCCTCCTAAATTCTGCATCCTTGACTCTGAAAGAACTGGAGATACCACGAGAGAAACTCTCACCAGGCACCTTGCAGCTGATAAAACATGGCCGCTATGGGAGCATCTACAGAGCACAATTGGAAACTGGGAACCCCGGGGAGACTAAGACTGTAGTATTGAAAGCCTTGCAAG accTGGCTAGTCCCCAGGAAGTAAAGGATTTCCTGGGAAGGATTAAATTCCATCAAAATCTTGGTCGTCATGAGAACCTGGTTGAACTGGTTGGATGCTGTGTAGCCCAGCTCCCACTTTATGTGATCATGGAAGATGTGTCTCTTGGTGACCTGTTGACATTTCTATGGACATGTCGGAAG gATGTAATGATAATGGATGGTATCCCCTATGACCTCACTGAGAGGCAAGTATATGAAATTGGACAGCAAGTTGCAGCAGCCCTG GCTTACCTTGAACAGAAGAAGTTGTTCCATGGTGACATTGCTGCCAGGAATGTCCTCCTTCATCACAACTTCACTGCTAAGCTCTGTGGTTTGGGTGTGGCCTATGAAACTCACACATATGGTGCCAACTCAGTCACACAGATTGTGCCAGTCAAGTGGCAGGCTCCAGAGCAGCTCCTGAAGAAACCCCCCAGCATCAAAGCAGACAT atgGTCTTTTGGAATTCTACTGTATGAAATGATTACATTAG GTGCTCCACCATATCCTGAGGTGCCACCTTCTGACATCTTATCATACCTGCAGAGACAGAACATTATGAAGCAGCCCTCAACCTGCCAGCAAGCCAT GTACAGCATTATGAAGTCCTGCTGGCAGTGGAATGCAACTAACCGGCCTTCTCCAGCAGACCTGATCCAGTCCCTACAAACAGCTATAAAGACCAGCAATGAccatgcagtactgcaggtgccTGAGATAGTGGTGCCTGAACTCTATGCTAATGTTGCTGGCGTTGATTTGTACAGTCTAGTGAGTGAATATACTATACTCTGA
- the STYK1 gene encoding tyrosine-protein kinase STYK1 isoform X1 — MTSYVNQRASGSAAYSLASHFLFLLIVVRVYQIEVIVVPVLLVGFFVIMLSVILWLHCRGLRAKQEQSSSSGHQVNDKNQQESSSTENLYIQLSETSVESLLNSASLTLKELEIPREKLSPGTLQLIKHGRYGSIYRAQLETGNPGETKTVVLKALQDLASPQEVKDFLGRIKFHQNLGRHENLVELVGCCVAQLPLYVIMEDVSLGDLLTFLWTCRKDVMIMDGIPYDLTERQVYEIGQQVAAALAYLEQKKLFHGDIAARNVLLHHNFTAKLCGLGVAYETHTYGANSVTQIVPVKWQAPEQLLKKPPSIKADIWSFGILLYEMITLGAPPYPEVPPSDILSYLQRQNIMKQPSTCQQAMYSIMKSCWQWNATNRPSPADLIQSLQTAIKTSNDHAVLQVPEIVVPELYANVAGVDLYSLVSEYTIL, encoded by the exons ATGACAAGCTATGTG AACCAACGTGCATCAGGCAGTGCTGCTTATTCCTTggcttcccattttctttttctgctgataGTTGTGCGTGTATATCAGATTGAAGTGATTGTTGTCCCAGTtctccttgtgggtttttttgtcatcatGCTATCTGTGATCCTTTGGCTTCACTGTCGAGGCTTGCGAGCAAAGCAGGAGCAATCATCATCATCTGGACACCAAG TGAATGACAAGAATCAGCAGGAATCCAGCTCAACAGAGAATCTCTATATCCAGCTGAGTGAGACATCTGTGGAAAGCCTCCTAAATTCTGCATCCTTGACTCTGAAAGAACTGGAGATACCACGAGAGAAACTCTCACCAGGCACCTTGCAGCTGATAAAACATGGCCGCTATGGGAGCATCTACAGAGCACAATTGGAAACTGGGAACCCCGGGGAGACTAAGACTGTAGTATTGAAAGCCTTGCAAG accTGGCTAGTCCCCAGGAAGTAAAGGATTTCCTGGGAAGGATTAAATTCCATCAAAATCTTGGTCGTCATGAGAACCTGGTTGAACTGGTTGGATGCTGTGTAGCCCAGCTCCCACTTTATGTGATCATGGAAGATGTGTCTCTTGGTGACCTGTTGACATTTCTATGGACATGTCGGAAG gATGTAATGATAATGGATGGTATCCCCTATGACCTCACTGAGAGGCAAGTATATGAAATTGGACAGCAAGTTGCAGCAGCCCTG GCTTACCTTGAACAGAAGAAGTTGTTCCATGGTGACATTGCTGCCAGGAATGTCCTCCTTCATCACAACTTCACTGCTAAGCTCTGTGGTTTGGGTGTGGCCTATGAAACTCACACATATGGTGCCAACTCAGTCACACAGATTGTGCCAGTCAAGTGGCAGGCTCCAGAGCAGCTCCTGAAGAAACCCCCCAGCATCAAAGCAGACAT atgGTCTTTTGGAATTCTACTGTATGAAATGATTACATTAG GTGCTCCACCATATCCTGAGGTGCCACCTTCTGACATCTTATCATACCTGCAGAGACAGAACATTATGAAGCAGCCCTCAACCTGCCAGCAAGCCAT GTACAGCATTATGAAGTCCTGCTGGCAGTGGAATGCAACTAACCGGCCTTCTCCAGCAGACCTGATCCAGTCCCTACAAACAGCTATAAAGACCAGCAATGAccatgcagtactgcaggtgccTGAGATAGTGGTGCCTGAACTCTATGCTAATGTTGCTGGCGTTGATTTGTACAGTCTAGTGAGTGAATATACTATACTCTGA